AAGCCCTCCTTAAATGTCCCACCATAGAAACCACCATAGTGGTGAAACACACCGGCAACCCTATTAAAATCTCTGAATTAAGTGGTAAGGAAATATTCTACGAAAGACTCCTGGAAGGTGAGCTGGACGAATGTCCTGTTGAAGAAATGGACTCCGAAGATCCCCTGTTCATACTTTACACTTCTGGAAGCACAGGAAAACCCAAGGCAGTTCTGCACACCACTGCCGGGTATATGGTGGGAGTGGCCACCACCTTGAAAACCGTGTTTGACATCCATGATGGTGACTTATGGTGGTGTACCGGGGATATTGGCTGGATCACTGGCCATAGTTACCTCCTCTACGGTCCATTACTGCTGGGAACCACCACCCTGGTGTATGAGGGAGCACCGGACTATCCTGACCCGGGGATATGGTGGAAGATTGTGGAGAAATATGGGGTAACCAAGCTTTACACTTCACCAACTGCGGTAAGACACCTGATGAGGTATGGGAGTAAATATCCAACCTACTATAACCTTTCATCTCTGAAGATTCTGGGCAGTGTGGGTGAGCCAATGAATCCTGCAGCCTGGAGATGGTTATACAAAAACATTGGATATGAAAAGACCCCTATAATGGACACCTGGTGGCAGACTGAGACTGGAATGCACATGATATCGCCTTTACCCATTTCTCCACTTAAACCCGGGTCACCTACTCTTCCCCTGCCTGGTGTGGATATTGATGTGGTGGATGAAAAAGGGAAACCGGTGCCGGTTGGTGAAGACGGGTACCTGGTGATTAAAAGGCCATGGCCTGCCATGTTCAGAACCCTTTACCAGGATGAAGAACGATTTATTAATGTTTACTGGAAAGACCTGCCTGGTGGAGTTTACAGGGCGGGGGACATGGCTCGCAAAGATGAGGATGGTTATATCTGGATACAGGGTCGTTCCGATGATGTGCTGAAAATCGCCGGGCACCGGGTGGGAACCTCTGAGGTGGAAGCAGCATTTTCATCTCACCCTGCAGTGGCTGAAGCAGCAGTCATTGGTAAATCTGACCCCGTCAAGGGGCAGGTTATAAAAGCTTTTGTCATACTCAAAGAAGACTACCAGTTAACCACCGATGTTATTGAGGATCTCCAGAAACATGTACGCTACGAACTGGGACCAGTGGCTGTTCTGGGAGAAATAGCCCAAGTCGAAAAGCTACCCAAAACTAGGAGTGGTAAGATCATGCGCCGGGTGTTACGTGCCCAGGAAGAAGGGAGGGATTTAGGAGATTTATCTACCTTGGAGGAATAAATTCTTGAAAGTTGGATTTCAAAAAATTTGGAAAAACTAAAAAAATAATCTCCCAAATTTCAGAAAATGAATTAAGGGGAATGCTTAACATAATGGGGTAAATTAGCCTCATTATCCTTTTTTTCTACTTATTCTTTTGTAAGAATATGATGATGGTAAGTATAATAAATAACGATCAATTAACAGCTAAAAAAAGTGAAAATAATTAAAATAGAATAGAAAAATAAGATTATTTTAGGGGTCCATACAATCCAATAATTATAAGTCACGGAGTGCCTGTCAATTAACACTTATTTTTATATTTTCTTCAGATAGTGCTTTTTTATAAGCTTCTGCTTCGATTATAGTTTTTAACTTAGATAGTGAAATTTGTATTCCCTTGGATTCCAAGTTCAATGCTATTTTTTTAATGTCCTCATATTCTGCTTTCAAGGATATGATCTGTTCATCATCATTTTTTAGGTATTTAACCCGTACTTCTGCTTCAAACTGGTTCGTGTTTGTTTCAACTGTTACTTTCCTGGTAATTATTTCGAACGGGAGCATTATATGATCAGTGTGGAAGATTTTCATCCCTAGTGTTCCTAGTTCCAGTGCAAGGAATGCTGAAATGTCTTCTAATTTTTTTTCAGTTACTTCTACTAAAAAAATATATTCTACACGTCCTTTTTTGGTAATTCCGTTTAGGACGTGTATATTTTTAGCTCCTCTTTCCATGGTGCGTTCAATGACATAGGGCAAGCCTTCGGTGGGCAGATCGTCTACGGTAATCATCAGCAGCATTTTTTTACACCAGGAATTAAAGTTCAGACATTATTTTAATCGCCCGTTTACTAACCTCTTCAGCTCTTGGAACCCCTCCAGGTATTGCTGATGATATATATGCGCCTTCAACAGCTTTTCTTGCTATTTCCCGTGGTGTTAATTCACTGTTCATTGTTGCAGCAACAGCTGCTGGTACTATGATATTAATGATGGTGTGGCCACATAACTGTAGTTCCACAACTGGAACTGCTGCCAATGGAATTGCTTCGAGTATATCCATTTTTTTATTAACCACCGCATCTGGTATCACCTTTTGTGATAAACCATCAAAAACAATCTTTT
This DNA window, taken from Methanobacterium subterraneum, encodes the following:
- the acs gene encoding acetate--CoA ligase, whose protein sequence is MVTNVNTSNSNKKVFKPNYMLVEEAHVKNWEAEIEKGKDLEKYWGEKAEQFEWFQKWDKVLDESQKPFYKWFTNGKINLAYNAVDRWIHTDKRNQVAILYANERGDERKLTYYELYREVNKMANALKNLGVEKGDTVSMYLPMCPELLVSILACNKIGAIHSVVYSGLSVGAFVDRMNDAEAKVLITADGTYRRGKIIDLKRIVDEALLKCPTIETTIVVKHTGNPIKISELSGKEIFYERLLEGELDECPVEEMDSEDPLFILYTSGSTGKPKAVLHTTAGYMVGVATTLKTVFDIHDGDLWWCTGDIGWITGHSYLLYGPLLLGTTTLVYEGAPDYPDPGIWWKIVEKYGVTKLYTSPTAVRHLMRYGSKYPTYYNLSSLKILGSVGEPMNPAAWRWLYKNIGYEKTPIMDTWWQTETGMHMISPLPISPLKPGSPTLPLPGVDIDVVDEKGKPVPVGEDGYLVIKRPWPAMFRTLYQDEERFINVYWKDLPGGVYRAGDMARKDEDGYIWIQGRSDDVLKIAGHRVGTSEVEAAFSSHPAVAEAAVIGKSDPVKGQVIKAFVILKEDYQLTTDVIEDLQKHVRYELGPVAVLGEIAQVEKLPKTRSGKIMRRVLRAQEEGRDLGDLSTLEE
- the larC gene encoding nickel pincer cofactor biosynthesis protein LarC2; its protein translation is MLLMITVDDLPTEGLPYVIERTMERGAKNIHVLNGITKKGRVEYIFLVEVTEKKLEDISAFLALELGTLGMKIFHTDHIMLPFEIITRKVTVETNTNQFEAEVRVKYLKNDDEQIISLKAEYEDIKKIALNLESKGIQISLSKLKTIIEAEAYKKALSEENIKISVN